One window of the Terriglobales bacterium genome contains the following:
- a CDS encoding redoxin family protein translates to PLKGEIEKAGASVLYIAAEKRGGLFKPERFLAEHPVSFPFLLDEDRKVTKAYGLHHRIGMDAFNIAHPATLVVDRGGAIRYLYVGANQHDRAPMEKVLEVLKGI, encoded by the coding sequence GCCGCTGAAAGGCGAGATCGAAAAGGCAGGGGCATCGGTGCTGTACATCGCGGCGGAAAAGCGGGGCGGGCTCTTCAAGCCGGAGAGGTTCCTGGCGGAGCACCCGGTGAGCTTCCCCTTCCTGCTGGATGAGGACCGTAAGGTGACCAAGGCGTACGGGTTGCATCACCGGATCGGGATGGATGCCTTCAACATCGCGCATCCGGCGACTCTGGTGGTGGACCGGGGAGGAGCGATCCGGTACCTGTACGTGGGAGCGAACCAGCATGATCGGGCGCCCATGGAGAAAGTTCTCGAAGTGCTGAAAGGCATCTAA